The Corylus avellana chromosome ca8, CavTom2PMs-1.0 genome has a segment encoding these proteins:
- the LOC132189758 gene encoding GTP-binding protein At2g22870: MVVLLQLPRFHASVFLTKPASLCKTHFNLLLKPKLPITIKSTLSTASGPTENIDIPEEDTHVQLSLEKLFVPPETDVPSAGATSSLTARILKGSNIVLAKYARDAQIAQAEFVKSSVKTEDCPSDGLPEFALVGRSNVGKSSLLNSLVRRKRLALTSKKPGKTQCINHFRINDSWYLVDLPGYGYAAAPQELRIDWEKFTKDYFLNRPTLVSVFLLIDASIPARKIDLEYASWLGVNQIPMTLIFTKCDKRKKRKNGGKRPEENVNDFQELIQGFFQTTPPWIMTSSVTNQGRDEILLHMAQLRNYWLKH; this comes from the exons atggttgTACTTCTTCAGCTTCCAAGATTTCACGCATCGGTATTTCTCACCAAACCGGCATCTCTCTGCAAAACCCATTTCAATCTTCTTCTAAAACCCAAATTACCCATTACAATCAAATCCACTCTCTCAACCGCCTCCGGTCCTACGGAAAATATCGATATCCCGGAGGAAGACACCCACGTCCAACTTTCGCTTGAGAAGCTCTTTGTCCCTCCGGAAACCGACGTTCCTTCCGCTGGTGCTACTTCCAGTCTGACTGCGAGAATCTTGAAGGGCTCGAATATTGTGCTGGCTAAGTACGCGAGGGACGCTCAGATTGCGCAAGCCGAGTTTGTCAAAAGCAGTGTCAAAACCGAGGATTGCCCCTCCGATGGCCTCCCTGAGTTTGCGCTTGTAGGCCGCTCCAATGTTGGCAAGTCCTCGCTGCTCAACTCGCTTGTTCGCCGCAAGCGCCTCGCCCTTACGTCCAAGAAACCTG GGAAGACTCAATGCATCAACCATTTTAGGATCAATGATAGCTGGTACCTGGTGGATTTGCCTGGATACGG GTATGCAGCTGCGCCACAGGAACTTCGCATAGACTGGGAGAAGTTCACTAAAGACTATTTTCTGAATCGACCAACGCTAGTTTCTGTTTTCCTTCTCATAGATGCTAGCATTCCTGCCAGAAAAATTGATCTTGAGTATGCTAGTTGGCTAGGTGTGAATCAG ATTCCCATGACATTGATCTTCACCAAATGCGACAAgcggaagaagagaaagaatggAGGGAAAAGACCAGAAGAAAATGTGAATGATTTTCAGGAGTTGATACAAGGCTTCTTCCAGACAACACCACCATGGATTATGACTAGCAGTGTTACCAATCAGGGTCGTGATGAGATACTACTGCATATGGCTCAGTTACGGAATTACTGGCTCAAGCACTAA
- the LOC132190097 gene encoding large ribosomal subunit protein eL37z-like, whose protein sequence is MGKGTGSFGKRRNKTHTLCVRCGRRSFHLQKSRCSACAFPASRVRKYNWSEKAIRRKTTGTGRMRYLRHVPRRFKTNFREGTQATPRNKGTSAAP, encoded by the exons ATG GGAAAAGGAACAGGGAGCTTTGGGAAGAGGAGGAACAAGACCCACACGCTATGTGTGCGATGTGGACGCAGAAGCTTCCACCTCCAGAAGAGTCGCTGCTCCGCCTGTGCCTTTCCTGCTAGCCGCGTCAGAAAAT ATAACTGGAGTGAGAAGGCCATTCGCAGAAAGACAACCGGAACCGGCCGAATGAGGTACCTCCGTCATGTGCCTCGCAGGTTCAAGACTAACTTTAGAGAAG GTACTCAAGCAACTCCAAGGAACAAGGGAACATCTGCAGCCCCTTGA